The Candidatus Nitrosotalea sinensis genomic interval ATGACATCGTCACTAGTACATCAATCATCTGTTGCCATGGGACTCAATTGTGGTCCAGAGATAGGAGTTGCTGCAACAAAGAGTTTCACATCACAACTGGTTGTAATTTACAAAATAGTTGACAACATATGTAATGGTTGTATAGGACTAGATCTTACAAATGCATCAGAAGCAATAAAGAAAATCATATCGAATGATTCGAAAATCAAAGAAGTTGCGAAAAGATTGAAAAATGTATCAGATATCTACGTATTAGGAAGAGGCATACATTACCCAATTGCTTTGGAAGGATCATTGAAGTTAAAAGAGCTTACATACATACATGCAGAGGGACTTCCGGGTGGAGAACTAAAGCATGGTCCATTAGCATTGATGGATTCAAATTCTTACGTATTGATCATAAACCCAAACGATTCTACATATAATGACACATTAACATCAGCCAGAGAGATCAAAGCAAGAGGAGCCAAGATAATAGGAATTTCAGACATGCCAAGTGACGTATATGATTATTGGTTAGACATTCCAAGCGTCAGTGAATCATTGTATCCCCTAGTAGAAATAGTGCCAATACAACTTCTTGCATATCATTCTGCAGTAGACAGAGACTTTGATCCCGATTATCCAAGAAATTTAGCAAAATCAGTAACTGTCAAGTAATTTTCCGGTATTCTTTTTCTATTAGACCTAAAAGACTGATAGCATCAATTCCAGTTTTTAGCATACAACCAATGGATGCGCCTCCAGCACCTGCACCTTCTTTTACAAATCCTTCAGAATAAGATTTTAATCCTGAAATTTGAGATTCTGCAAGCTTAAGCCTTGCAACCAATATAGGAATATCAAATATTTGAGATATAGTTTCTACAAGGTTTGCAGACTTGTCTTCAACGACATAAGAAGTAGTGCCAACAGCAGTGTTTTTACCTTCAAATCCAATGCTTTTTGCAAAGGCAAGCACTGCAGCCATTTGTGTGCCTCCTGCTAGTAGAACATTAGTGATTTCAGAAGCTGTACTAAGAATACCTGCAACAGACGGTATCATTGGATCTCCTAATTGTGAGATTACTTCAAAAGGATCTGTTGAGTTCAATCTTTGCAGTGCATCTTTTACAACTTTATTTTTCAATTCTACAGGATTTTGTGGCATGCTGCTACTAACCAATCCTGTAACACCCAATCCTGCAAGTGTTCCCATTGCAGTGGTAGTACCACCAGGTATACTTTCACCTATTATCAAGCAATCAGTTGAAGCTCCAAGAAATCTTCCAATTATTCTTCCATATTCAACTGCTTTACCAACATCATCAAGACTAAGAGCAGGTTCTTTCCCAATATTTTTCCCATAATCTAAATTCATATCGATGAAAGGAAGTTTTGGAGATAATTTACTACCAGCATTTATTATTACACTCGGAATACTTGCTGCTTCCAGCGCAGTTTTTGTTAGCAGTGCTGGTGTTGGTTTTCCATCAGGAGTCATTGGAATGACAGATATGCTTCTGCAATACCCATAGTGAATAAATTCTGCATCTGCTGGACCTGTGAATTTTATAAGATCAGGATGTTCACCGGCTATGGTTATTCCAGGTATTTCAGATGTTGCAGTATATGATATCACTAGAGAGAAGAGAAACTTTTTCTGTTCAGTTCGTTTGATGAATTCAATACCTTTTTGTGTATTCCCAAGTATTTCTATATCTGATATCAATTAATCACTGCCCATGAAATCTAAAAATTCCGATTCAGTTCTAGGCTGTAATACAAAATTTGTCTTTTTCTCCTTTCCAATGCTGGAGTATGGAGAATTTCCATAATCGTGTCCTGGATACAATATCAAATTATCATCAAGTTTGTAAAGGACATCGAATAAACTGTGATACAGTTCCCTCCCGCTTCCCCCAGGTAGATCAATTCTTCCACAATTTCCTACAAAGAGAGTATCACCAGAGAAAATCTTGCCGTCACCAATTAGACACATGCTATCTTCAGAGTGCCCGGGTGTATGAATTACAACAAGTTCTGATTTACCAAATAGTATTTTGTCCCCGTTGGATACAGGAATATCATTTTTCAAGGTGGATGACTTGTGTTGTATAATTTTAGATTTGGTGTATTTTACCATCGCATCATTTCCCACAGTGTGGTCAAAATGATGATGTGTGTTTATCACATACTTAATTTTGAGATTGTTCTTTTCAATAATATCAATTACAAGATCTAGATCCCAAGAGGGATCTATTATAACAGATTCTTTTGTTTCCTCATCCTCAACAACATATGTAAAATTTTGCATGTTGCCAACTTGAAGTTGATGCACTTTCAAGATAATACACCAATCTCTGCCTCAGGAGGAATACCTATCTTTTCAACCACAATCGTGCCACACATATCCTGACCCTTAGGCATTCCAATTTTCATTTTATGATAAGTTATAGTTAGATCAGCCTTTACACATTTGTCATGTACTATTCCAGTATCAGGATCAAGTCCTGATGGCACATCAACAGATAATTTGAAGGCATTAGATTTGTTTATCAAGTCTATTGCTGAGGAATACGGTTCCCTGATTTTACCATATATCCCAGTACCCAAAATCCCATCCACTATTACATCTGCATCAAGCATGATTTTACTAGGATCAGAAGTAATGATGAGATTTATTGAGTTCATTTTTTCTAGAATTTTCCAGTTAGAATTTGCTTCCTCTGTTTTTATCTTGTCAGGATTTCCTAAAAGGACCACAGTTGGATTACCATCAAATGCTGCAATATGTCTAGCAACAACAAAGGCATCTCCCCCATTATTCCCCAATCCAGCAAAAACAAATATCTTCACAGATCGTAAATCAGGATAACGTTCAACAATATGTCTTGTAGTGATAGCTCCAGCATTTTCCATCATTAATTTTCTGAAGAAACCCATTTGGTGACCATTCTCTTCAATTTGCATCATTTGCTTAACAGTAATTTCCATATCAATATTGAATTTCATGTCAAATAAGGGCTTTACCAATTACATAGATCAAAGAATTATCAAGATAGTGGTTTACTAGGGTTGAACAGAGATCAATAGGAGTACATTATTGAGAATGAACAAACGACCAGAATTTTATTTTGCAAAACAAGATTTCAAATTATTCAAAAATGATGTGTTCAGTCAGGGCATTTTTGTAAATTTGTATGCGGGAGAAGGGATTTGAACCCTCGAAATCCTAAGATACTAGCCCCTCAAGCTAGCGCCTTTGACCAGGCTGGGCGACTCCCGCAATTGGTTTTACCCATGTATGGTTTTTATAAGCCTTGATTACTTTTTGTGACTGTGTTAATTCCTGTCAGATGTTTTACTTGTGGAAATTTAATTGCCGACAAGTTTAAGGAATATCAGAGTCGTGTCAAGGGAGGAGAAGATCCGGGCAAAGTTTTAGATT includes:
- the cobT gene encoding nicotinate mononucleotide-dependent phosphoribosyltransferase CobT; translated protein: MSDIEILGNTQKGIEFIKRTEQKKFLFSLVISYTATSEIPGITIAGEHPDLIKFTGPADAEFIHYGYCRSISVIPMTPDGKPTPALLTKTALEAASIPSVIINAGSKLSPKLPFIDMNLDYGKNIGKEPALSLDDVGKAVEYGRIIGRFLGASTDCLIIGESIPGGTTTAMGTLAGLGVTGLVSSSMPQNPVELKNKVVKDALQRLNSTDPFEVISQLGDPMIPSVAGILSTASEITNVLLAGGTQMAAVLAFAKSIGFEGKNTAVGTTSYVVEDKSANLVETISQIFDIPILVARLKLAESQISGLKSYSEGFVKEGAGAGGASIGCMLKTGIDAISLLGLIEKEYRKIT
- a CDS encoding MBL fold metallo-hydrolase, producing the protein MKVHQLQVGNMQNFTYVVEDEETKESVIIDPSWDLDLVIDIIEKNNLKIKYVINTHHHFDHTVGNDAMVKYTKSKIIQHKSSTLKNDIPVSNGDKILFGKSELVVIHTPGHSEDSMCLIGDGKIFSGDTLFVGNCGRIDLPGGSGRELYHSLFDVLYKLDDNLILYPGHDYGNSPYSSIGKEKKTNFVLQPRTESEFLDFMGSD
- a CDS encoding NAD(P)H-hydrate epimerase, translating into MEITVKQMMQIEENGHQMGFFRKLMMENAGAITTRHIVERYPDLRSVKIFVFAGLGNNGGDAFVVARHIAAFDGNPTVVLLGNPDKIKTEEANSNWKILEKMNSINLIITSDPSKIMLDADVIVDGILGTGIYGKIREPYSSAIDLINKSNAFKLSVDVPSGLDPDTGIVHDKCVKADLTITYHKMKIGMPKGQDMCGTIVVEKIGIPPEAEIGVLS